In Trichomycterus rosablanca isolate fTriRos1 chromosome 4, fTriRos1.hap1, whole genome shotgun sequence, one DNA window encodes the following:
- the syt4 gene encoding synaptotagmin-4: MAPVSADQGQVVEVPLSVAVVSIFGLVFSVSAFAWICCQRKTNKSGAKTPPYKFVHMLKGVDIYPESLNGKKKIAGEKTSDPAQKKTLSSPSGGRPVLHLDLEKRDLNGNFTFAPPILQAKVRSTPDQDIPSPHPGTGQVGTQEDETPESNVSSQMPTPALEKVQEKENGVGTLSFSLEYNFEKKAFIVHVKEAHGLSATDEQSLTSDPYIKLTLLPEKKHKVKTRVLRKTLDPAFDETFSFYGIPYSRVPQLALHFMVLSFDRYSRDEVIGETLVPLADVDLAEGRVIMSRDIIKRNVRTTAGRGELLLSLCYQSTTSTLTVVVLKARHLPKTDRNGPSDPYVKVNLYQGKKRVCKKKTHVKKCTPNPVFNELFVFDVPTEEGLRDTSVELLLLDSDRTARTPIVGRLLLGTSSPGTAGEHWREICDHPRRQIAKWHALAED, translated from the exons TGGAGGTTCCCTTAAGCGTTGCTGTGGTCAGCATCTTTGGTCTGGTCTTCAGCGTTTCTGCCTTTGCCTGGATTTGCTGCCAGCGCAAGACCAACAAAAGCGGTGCCAAGACCCCACCTTACAAATTCGTCCACATGCTCAAGGGTGTGGACATCTACCCTGAAAGTCTGAACGGCAAGAAAAAAATAGCGGGAGAGAAGACATCTGACCCAGCACAGAAAAAAACGCTCTCGAGTCCCAGTGGTGGGCGTCCGGTACTTCATCTTGACTTGGAAAAACGAGACTTGAATGGGAACTTCACATTTGCACCTCCCATTCTTCAAGCCAAGGTCAGAAGCACCCCAGATCAGGATATTCCATCCCCGCATCCAGGCACCGGACAGGTGGGAACGCAGGAGGATGAAACCCCAGAGAGCAATGTCTCAAGCCAGATGCCCACCCCGGCTCTGGAGAAGGTCCAGGAAAAGGAGAACGGTGTGGGCACGCTTTCCTTCTCGCTCGAGTACAACTTTGAGAAAAAGGCTTTCATTGTGCACGTTAAAGAGGCGCATGGCCTGTCTGCCACAGATGAGCAGTCTCTGACCTCTGACCCCTACATCAAGCTTACGTTGCTTCCTGAGAAAAAACACAAGGTCAAGACCAGGGTTCTGAGGAAGACTCTGGACCCAGCCTTTGACGAGACCTTCAGCTTCTACGGCATCCCATACTCTCGCGTCCCCCAGCTGGCTTTACACTTCATGGTGCTCAGTTTTGATCGGTATTCCCGCGATGAGGTGATTGGAGAAACTTTGGTCCCGCTGGCTGACGTGGACCTGGCTGAGGGGAGGGTCATCATGAGCCGTGACATCATCAAAAGGAATGTGAGG ACAACTGCAGGGAGGGGAGAGCTGCTCCTGTCTTTGTGTTATCAGTCCACCACCAGCACCCTGACGGTAGTGGTTCTTAAAGCTCGTCACCTGCCCAAGACAGACCGCAATGGGCCCTCAG ACCCTTACGTAAAGGTAAACCTGTACCAGGGCAAGAAACGCGTGTGCAAGAAAAAGACCCACGTGAAAAAGTGCACCCCGAACCCCGTCTTCAACGAGCTCTTCGTCTTCGACGTGCCCACCGAGGAGGGCCTGCGGGACACCAGCGTCGAGCTTCTGCTGCTGGATTCCGATAGAACAGCACGCACACCCATCGTTGGCCGTCTCCTCCTGGGGACCTCATCCCCAGGCACCGCTGGCGAGCACTGGCGCGAGATCTGCGATCACCCACGGCGACAGATTGCGAAGTGGCACGCGCTGGCCGAAGACTAG